From Aegilops tauschii subsp. strangulata cultivar AL8/78 chromosome 5, Aet v6.0, whole genome shotgun sequence:
ATCTGGGATGAGTGGTGCTGCCAAAAACTCCATGCATAGACCCCATCTAAGTTAATTAAGGGCTAAAGCACATGCAAAGATCACAAAAACGAAAGTTGCCTTCTTTGTCGCACCACTGGCTCTTGGGCTTGGTAGTTATTTTTGTTCGTTTTTAATTGCATGCCATAAAAGGATATCAAGACACACGGATATGAAAACCCATGGTTTTGGAGTAGCGTATACTACTTTATCCTATAGGATCGGAACACCATAGGAATTTTGATCAATAATGCTTGATTTCACATGCAAAACCCCAAAAAATTATAGCAAGAAGTCAAGGAATCGTTAGAAATTTCAGTTCTTCGATATTTTTTTATAAATCTAcctatgattttttttaaatcacgTGGGGAAAGTGAGGGGAAAGGAATTCCCGACCTTGATTTCATAGCATTTTTTAGAGAGTACAATTGTGATATTATAGTAGGGATAGGAAACCACTCCACATTTTGAACTAGTGTGTCCAAATCGTTGGGTCATAAACGATAGTGTCGATTACATCATTTAGATGTCGTGTTATCTGCCTGGAAACTATGGTGCTTCTTTCACCCAGATTACCCAGAGGACGGCGAGCAACATGGACGTGGAAATCATTGTTTCTTGGTTTGCATGGGATGATGAGAACTAGAGTTCATCGAATGATTGGAACACATGCTTGATGCTTGTGGCATGGCATACCCGTTGAGCAACCATACATCGGAAGAAGAAGTGCCTCCTAGTCCCAACCTCATGGTGGCACATATCGATGGTTGCATTGGGGAGGAGCGTCTTGTGGAAGAGGTTTTTGGTGATGTTGAAACAATCCATGTGAAGTATCCACCCGAAAATCTTGATTTTGTTGGGCACACGTAGGTTCAAGCTTCGGGTTGGTGACCTAGGCGTCTAGGTTGGAGTAGTATCCCCATGTGGCGACATTGGGTTGATGAGTTCTTGCAATAGAGATAGAAGGAGAGAGAGTTCACGGGCCACAACCATGGTTAGTCTGTTATGCAAGACAAGTCCGATCCTTCCATGTATCTTTGCTACAAAGCTCCCTAGTATAGGTGGTGGTAGTAGATGGCTGGGAAAGTGGCTGCTAGGGTTTCAAGGAGTAGCCATTTGCCTATCCAGAAGAAAGTAGATTTGTTACGTCTAACTATGCATTTGTGTGATCTCTCACAGTGTGGCTAAATGTTTGTGTACAATCTTTACAAGGCAGGATTCATTGGTCCCATGGGAGATGGGACCACTCTTTCTCACGGGGGTTGTTTGAATGCAAGGATTTGTAAGTAAATTTTAAGATAAGACACAATTGTTGTGCCTGAATGGTTTTAACCCCCAGCCCCCATCATTTCTAGGAGTTCAAACATTTCCCCAAGCAACCCAACATTGTGCTCTTAAGCCACCATCcttcttggaccagaagaaacACCGCCTATGTTGATCAAGTCATCCTATGATCATTTTTTCAAGGAAGGAGCCCATGAAATAAGTAGGGGCTATCCAAAATTGCGGAGGGGAGGACAAGCCAACCCCCTTTGTTGAGAAGAGTAGCTCACATGTCGAAGAGGAAATTGTCGAAGGTGGTCGAAAGGCTACGACAGATTAGTTGGGGATTGGGGTAGGCTTAGGTATGTTTGGGGAGGAAGGCAATGACAATGCCACAGTCATTTGCTAGCAGGATACTAGTTCATGTGAAACATTGTTCGGGTAGAAAGTAGTTTCTTGAATTATATTATGTTGTGAAAACCCGAGTCTATTATAAAAGTTCATCAAAAATACAAAGCAAACCCAAACACAATAAAAATTATATCAATGTTTCTAGACAACCGAACAACAACTACTAATGCTGGAACGAGCTGCCGACGTGCAGATGTCGTCCCTCCCATGCCGGAGCTGGCCTGACTTTGTCAATAAGAGTCGGGAAGTATCTGTCCATGTGCCGATACGGACCAGCGCCTTGTACCCACAATGGTCGTTGTTGAGCCCTTGAATCGATCAAATGCGGTTGACACCAGATCTCGCCGCCGCACATCCATGACAAGAAACCCTAACCTCGCGGTCCCAAGGAGATGACGGGAATGTACATTGCAACTTCGTCGACTCCGCCCCGAGGGATAGATTCGAGGAGGATCAGAGTCCAGAAGACGAACTTGAAGATGAAGCGCCACCGCTGCAGAGGCTAAAAAGTCTAACCTAAACTACTAGCCAAAGCCGAGGCACCGGTGTTCCCCCCTGCCACCAGCCGACAGAGTGGTAGGTAGATGGGAGGGGAATTCACGTTTGGTTAGGGAAGATACATAGTAGTTTCTTGAAATTAATGAGTCGTCCAGTGGCATTAGCAAAGTCATCAAGAATTTTCAGAGTTATCACGGTTTGTGATGTTGCCCTAGCTAGGATTAGGGTGTCCTCTGCGAATCGTACCCTGGGGCACGAGGGTGAGTCATCTATTGGGTGATGACGTCAGCAACTATGATGGAATTTGCTGTTGGTACGAAATTTCTTTAAATGTGCATTTTGAGGTGTAGCGTAACCCGAAGGAACCAGAGCCGCACATAGTAGTTTCTTTTGCTCGTACGAAGCAATGAAAGCACACAGACGTAATTGTTTTAGTACAGGAGAACCATATTAGTATTTGTCACGACAATATTAGTATTTGTCTGCAAAACACTGGACACCTTGTCATAGAAAAAGGAAGTTGAAGGCCACACGCACGTACGTATACGGCAGAAGGAACTAGGCACCCCCGTTCCCCTTTGACCAGCTCCACTGTTCAAAGAGGCATTCAAGAAAACTTAATCTAAGTTCTGATTTGAATTAGGATTAAGTATAAATCCTGCACTCAACCACCTCGTCTTCCCTCTATTTAAGCAGTCTCGGGCTCTCAGCCCATACCACCATTCTGCAGAGTCACTGCGACATCAcgagcaaaagaagaaacacataCCACCATCGAGCTGATTGCTAGCATCCGCGCACGTCTCCGACGATCGAGCCGGCTAAGCCTCCCTATATGGCGTCCGAGCAGCTGCTGCCCGCCGTGCCGAGGTGGAGGCCGAGCCCGCCGCGGGAGCAGAGCCGTCCCGGCCACGCCGCAGACGACGAGGGGCCGTCCGACACGGCCTCCGACGTCCTCGGCGGCTCCCTGCGCAGCACCGACGGCTTCCCTTTCGGCAGCGGGAGCTCGttcccgccgccgccgttcgctcCGATGCCGGTGACCCTGCCGCGGTCGCGGACCTCGTCGTCGCTCGAGATCAGCGTGGAGAACGGCGCTGGCGCCGTGCCCGCCGTGGTTCGTGAGACGTCGTTGCGCCGGGTTGACCAGGGCGTCGTGCTCTCCTGGGAGGATCTGTGGGTGTCGGCGGCCGGCGGCAAGGCCGGCCGCGTCCCCATCCTGCGTGGCCTCAACGGCTATGCGCGCCCCGGCGAGGTCCTCGCCATCATGGGGCCCTCCGGCTGTGGCAAATCCACCCTTCTAGACGCTCTAGCAGGTTGGTACAGCCGTATACATGCTCGTGAATAATACTACTGCTATACGATATCGTATGCGGGCTGGCCTTCGCTACTCAGACAGCCGGCCTTCCTGATAGCGTCGTAGCGACTCGTACAATTAGTATCCGCTTACACTACATTTATATTATGGAACGATGGAAGTAATAGATATTATAATTTTTGTGGTGAGAAGATTAAAGAATTAATTCCGACGAGCTTCCGTGGTACAAAATTACAGGAAGGCTAGGCTCTGGTGTCAGCCAGAAGGGAGACATCTTGATCAATGGCCGGAGACAGAAGTTATCCTACGGAACTTCGGTAAGCCTAGTGCATGCATGGATGGGCTATTTCAATTCGGAGAATCTCATTTTCATTCGGGTTGATCGTGAACGAACGTACTCTATCAATTATTTTAGTTACTCAACGCATCCTTTGCGTGTTGCAGGCGTACGTGACGCAGGACGACGTGCTGATGACGACGCTAACGGTGCGGGAGGCGGTGCGGTACTCGGCTCAGCTGCAGCTGCCGAGCGGCATGTCGGCGGCGGCTAAGCGGGAGCGGGCGGAGGAGACGCTGCGGGAGATGGGGCTGGAGAGCGCGGCGGACACGCGCATCGGCGGGTGGATGCACAAGGGGATCAGCGGCGGCCAGCGGCGCCGGGTCAGCATCTGCATGGAGATCCTCACCCGGCCGGCGCTGCTGTTCCTCGACGAGCCCACCAGCGGCCTCGACAGCGCCGCCTCCTTCCACGTCGTCAGCCGGATCGCCAGGCTCGCGCGCCGGGAGGGCATGACCGTTGTCGCCGCCGTGCACCAGCCCAGCACCGAGGTCTACGGCCTCTTCCACGGGCTCTGCCTCCTCGCCTACGGCAAGACCGTCTTCTTCGGTCCCGCCGCCGAGACCAACCAGGTACGTCTGTACATACTGTTGTATGCGTGTACGTACGAATACGTGCACGGTGCTGTTGATTGTTGCCTGTTGCTGTCGCTATCGTATGTACGTGTTTGGACTTTGGACATGATCGCGACCCTACTAGGCGTATTCGCAGTTTCACACTGCTGAACGGTGGTAATACAAATTATTTGATCTTTAGGCTTGGATCTGTTGGTGAGATCATATGATCAATTTATAAAACATATATACTGATTTTTTTTAGCACGCCTATGGGGTATATCTGCAAGTCCAAAACATTTCAGCCAAAATTTACATCTAAATCTAGAGAtgtacggagggagtaataataataaaaagcttCTTCTGTaagtaataataataaaaagtTTCTTCAGGTTTGGTTGGGTACTTGGGTACACCATTCATTgctcttcctttcttcttttttgGTTCTAAGTGTGGGTCGAATGCGAAGCTGCAATTTAGTGTGGTTAGTTGTTacagtttttgtttttgtttttgagaTTTTTCATCTAAAAAACTTTTTTGAGATTTATCATCTAAAAAAACTTTTTTGAGATCTTTTAACCATGTTTTGTATTATTGAAAATACGTTGATCCCACAAATCATATATGAGGAGAGATCCTACCCTAGTTGCCCCCGCACTCGGGTTGGCGAAACCACGTCTTTTTTTTCCTGTGGAGAAGCAAACTTGCATCCTATTTATATAAGTGTAGACCCTCGACCATCCTTTTTAAGTCCGTTATATAATGAATTCTAATTTTCCCCTAAGAGCAACTAAGACTAATTTGCATTTCAAAATTTGTTAAACGGATTCTTCCTGCAAATAAAAGTTACTTGTGTGACCCGATTTTATATATGGATTTATCTTAGCCATATATATATGGCCCCGTATAGGGGTTAGATACGTGTAGGTAATTATCGGTTAAACCTAGCATTGTGAGAGGGCGCATAACAAAAACCTGAATACCAGACGTACACCATAATGCAAAAAATAGATAATGAGATGTTAGTCATTTGGTCACAGAAAGCATGCAATTTGCTACTCCATCTAATTCATATTACTTGTTGCTGATTTAGTACTTACCGTTCTGGTGTCATTTAACTTAGTTATCCATCCACAATAGAATTGCTCTAAAAGATTTCAGAAAAAACAGTTTATTAACTTTCAGAGAgattccccgcaaaaaaaaaaattcaGAGAGATCGCAATTGCGAAAGAAGTAGGAGTAGTCTTTTTTTGCCATACCGTACGGCGACAGtaattatgtactccctccgtataTGGAGGAACTGTGCATTCACTATACATTTATAGTGGCACCTCTACGACGGTGGAACTGTGCTCGAGTCACTGGTAGCGACTAGGAGCACTGCTACGCGACTGAAGACCACTGCACAAGATCGATCGAAACCGCCGGGGCACATATGGACTGCGCCACGCACTGGGAACATTCGTTTTGGCAGGGTAGCATGCATTGATCGATCATGCCGCCTAACTCAACTGCGGCATCGCGTTCATAGCACAGTGGCAAAGATGTGCTTGTATTCTGGACAGTTTTTTCAGTGGTGACAGCTGAGCCTGAAAGCTCAGTTTGGTTGTAGACGACTGTGGAGGGATCGTGTAGTACTCTACTCGTATTCGGTAATCCACTGTGCCAAGCAAGTCTCCTGATACAACAAATTAATTCCCCGCAACAAAAAAAGATACAACAGATTAATCGGTGTATTGATGAACTATTAGGTGAGAGTAATTTTGTGGGGTGACTAAATTGACCACATGGTTTGACAAACACGCGTGTTTTCCTAGCTGACGGTGTGACGGTCACGGAGGAGAAAAATGTGCTTTGGTCGGTCGGTCCGTAGGTAGATAACTGAAGAAAACGGTATTGCTAATGATTATGTGAAATTTCAGACATGCCATCTGTTCCTATCTTCCTCACTTGCTAGACTTAGATTACTACAGTCAAAGTACGGAAGAAACTTTTGAAGCCACTGAATTGTGTTACCTAATTtctttgcttgtttgtttgttgtAGTTCTTTGCTTTGAGCGGGTTTCCTTGCCCGTCACTGATGAACCCTTCCGACCATTTTCTGAGGACCGTCAACAAGGACTTCGACAACGTGAGCACATCGTCACCGTTCAATCAACAAGGACCTTAATTATCATATCTGAAATATTCCTGGTGAATAGTATTCCTAACCATACGCTCCATTAATTGATTCTTCAGGACATCGAGGAAGGCCTCGGCGGGAAGAAGATGACCACCGTTGAGAACATCGACGCGCTGGTGGCCTCCTACAAATCCTCTGCACACATGGACAAGGTGACGCGGCAGATCGCCGACATACACGGCACTGTGAGTAGCCCGGACTCCACGTACATTCTAAAACTTTCAATTGGAGTACTGAATTTAGCTAATTATAAGCGTGTGTGTGGTTTGTCGTGTGATTTCAGGGAGGGGAGGTGGTGAAGATGGAAGGGCAGCAGCCGAGCTTCCTGATGCAGTCCTTCGTGCTAACCAAGAGGTCCTTCATCAACATGTACAGGGACCTGGGCTACTACTGGCTCCGCTTCGCTATCTACATCGCCCTCTGCCTCTGCTGCGGCACCATCTTCTATGACATCGGACATAGCTATGGATCCATACAGGTGCGTAGCAAGACGTCTCCCGTTGTAGTTACCACCGCCATTGATCACTGTTGTGTTAACTGTGTGATTGAAAACTCTGCATGTAGGCTCGTGGCTCCATGCTTATGTTCGTTGGTGCCTTCCTCACCTTCATGGCCATCGGAGGCTTCCCATCTTTCGTCGAGGACATGAAGGTGAAGTTTCTGATCGAGTTCCATCTCATCTCACGTCTCACGATACATTGATCTGATGTGCTTTCGGTATGCGCAATGCAGATATTTGGAAGGGAGAGGTTGAACGGGCACTACGGGGTGTCGTCGTTCGTGATCGCCAACACAGTGTCGGCGACACCGTACCTGCTCCTTATTTCCCTGGTGCCGGGTGCGATGGCCTACTACCTGGTCGGCCTGCAGAGGAGCTTCGACCACTTTGCCTACTTCGCGCTGGTGCTCTTCATGACCATGATGCTGGTGGAGGGCCTGATGATGATCGTCGCTAGCGCCGTACCGGACTTCCTCATGGGCATCATCACCGGCGCTGGCATCCAGGGCGTCATGATGCTCAACGGCGGCTTCTTCCGCCTGCCCCACGACCTTCCCAAGCCGGTGTGGAGGTACCCCATGTACTACGTCGCCTTCCACAAGTATGCCAACCAGGGGTTCTACAAGAACGAGTTCCTCGGCCTCACCTTCCCAAACAACCAGGCCGGCGGCGCCACCACCATCACTGGCGACGAGATCCTCAGGAAGTACTGGCAGGTGGAGATGGGGTACAACAAGTGGGTCGATCTCGCGGTCTTGTTCGGGATGGTCATATTGTACAGGGTGCTCTTCTTGGTGATCATGAAGCTCACCGAGAAGGTGAAGCCCATGGTGAACGGGCTTAGTTTCAGGAGGACCCAGCCGTCGGTGCACATCGCTGACCAGAGTTTCGAAGCAAATGGAGCAAAGTGAGGCCAGAGAGATCATCACAATTGTTTTGTTAACGGAGGGTCGTTGCTTATGAGTACTGTAGTGTTGCAGCGTTGTGCAGTATATGTAAAGTCTGCAAAAGAAAGAAGTGCACAAATCTTGTCAAATTCGCATTGACAAAGGGAACTTTTACAAAATGTAATTAGTTCATAGGCTGGCTGTAAGCGGTTTGTCAATATACTAGTATTATTATTTTGAAAAAAGGGTTCACCCCCtaattttcatttttttaaaaattGATTACACAAGCACCCATCAAGTTCCTGTTAAGACATGAGTCTCAGTGTCACATGACGGGTTAACGAGCACCCTCTAACAACAAGAGACGTCTACCGAGCAAAATCTAGACCTTATTACAGAACCACACGACCAGGCACCGAAGCTTTTTGAAGTAAAGCTGGATACAAACTATACACATTATCTAAAACCACAACAACATATCTCCAGAAGCATCATCCAACAATCCTGAGCATGACAGGCGCCCTTGCTGAAGACATCAGTCACCACCCACAACATTTGTCTTGCCCCTCTGAAGACCCCCTTCCTGGTCGGTTTCGGGAGCAGGCCATCAAATGCTAcctgtgagctgcgttgggatttacCCGAAGAGAAAAGGTGAAGCAATATAGTAGCTgataagtatttctctcagtgaGAACCAACGTTATCGAACCAATTAGAGAATCATACCAAGCCTAGGGAATAACACCTGCAAGAAGTGGAAACAATGCTGGCAGTGGGGCGTCGGTAGCAGCTGGGTGGGGGATCCGGGGGTGGCAAAGAGGACAAAAGATGGGTGGCGGCGGCAAGGGCGAAGATGCCAGGGAGGTCGAAATCGATGGGGTGGGGGGAGTACTACTTGTGTGCCATCGACAGGCGAGATAGAGAGAACAAGGAGAGAACAACGCGGACGTCCGTGGCGTGTCCGCGCGGACACAAATCCAGCCCAAATTTGGACTGTAAACAGGTCAACGCAAACGTTTGTCCATTTTCATCATTGCGTCGGGCTGTCGTTTTTATCCGCACTTACCGACGCTGGAGGACGAAATGCTGCGGACCCATTGGAGTTGGCGGTCTTAAAAAACGGTACCCTCCCATCCCGAGGCAAGAAACGGTGTTGACCCGGCCAGCTGGTCACTTTCCACGGACGTGCGCACGACCCATCGCACATACGCACTGCGTACGTCGAGTCGAGAGACAATGGGAAGGGGCACCGTACGCGACGACCCGATGGGAGGAAAACACTTGGGTAGGCCAAGATAGCTTTTGGGGGCGAGGCGGTCGATGTCACGCCCGTCCGGCGTGCCGGTAGATACCGATTGACCTGTTTGCACACGCTCTTGGAGATTTCCCGTCGATGCCATACAAGTCGGCGGCACCGCCAGCTACGTGGTGCCAACTGCTAGCTAGTACTAGGAGTTGCCAGTGCTAGCAGCTCCGGTTGTCAAAAGAGAAATAacaatcggtcggtgcttcggaGAGAGTAGACTTTGCCTGATGGAGCGCGTGGAGACAGTGCCTAGCTGGCTCCCTCGGTTACTTCGGTGTGGGAAACTACCGTTCAAACCCACACGTGCCATGCGTTCAAGTTCTTGTAGACTCGAATTCAGGTTCTTATCTCTTCTCTGGTGCTTCAAACTTTTTTGAGTTATTGGCTTATTGCCTAGCTAGGTTGCTCAAAGTCCTGAATTAGCCGGTTTGTGCAACTGTGCTCACATTGCAACGCATGATGCATGTGTACGGCCGTAGACTAGACTGCGTAGGAGTAGTTAGGTGGGAAATTACCATCTCATCGGGTCGATAGGGCAGAAAACTGGAACATGACGTGTGGTTTGTTAACTAGCACTTAGGTTATTATCATCGATGACAAAAGTGTTTTCCTGTGCTAGACTAGATCAGTAAGGTCACGtcaccactagtagaaaagagggcttttgtcccggttggtaagggcctttagtcccggtttttgaaccttaaaccgggactaaagggtcgttactaatgcctcccccctttagtcccggttcttacacgaaccgggactaaaggccgcggccacgtggagctccacctttagtcccggttggtaaattttatgattttttttttgaattttttttttgcgaattttttttgaatttttttttattttcaaatttttgaattattttaacctctaatctctaatcaccacccctcatcactgctcaatttatcctccaatctctaatcacccctcatcattccaaatcatctaactttccggatggtcacccatcctctcactactccagcctgagcacgcttaacttccgggttctattctccctcgtttccaagtctgcacatgttgttttcctgacaatagtaagatgtcaatcctattaaccctcaggaatttagcttgagcatgaagtgacacatttcactgtttgagtttgaaactattgtagtaaaaaaacaataattatttagtaacactaatatttctggaataattaatttgaccattgtttgaccactgtttgaccacagtttgaccagatttgaccaaaattcaaaaaaactaaaataattatttagtaacgctaatattctagaataattagtttgaccacagtttgaatttttttgcatttttttgcctctccagatcttaaaagccccgtaactttttttctgttaagtttttgaggattttgaaaacgtTTAACGGGGTTCCTATTTTTCCCcctgttaaattcggatgtaacttttcgagtagatgatttttcatataaaaaactttttcatccgagttcgtatgcaaaagttatgcccattttaagaaattccagagagattttgcaaataaagtcgaaattcatatttgttaatttttccaacaactagaccacatatcacatgggaaacttattttattttatttttttgacatttccatcattttcttttgttttttctaaaactgaaaaggcggttcggggggggggggggggggtagagtttgaaaatgggaccttttgtaccggttcgtgccatgaaccggtactaatgcctcaaagcccattagtaccggttggtggcaccaaccgggactaaaggtctaacctttagtcccggttggtgccaccaaccgggactaatgggcatcgcaccctttagtcccggttcgtggcaccaaccaggactaaagggcccaggtgaaccgggactaatgccttagccgcacgaaccgggacgaatgctcacattagtcccggttcgtgactgaaccgggactaatgtgaatactgccctgtgaccaaagccctgttttctactagtgcacgGAGAGAATCGGTACACAGGTCCATGACATTCAATATGCAAAAAGAAAATGATGTGGTCA
This genomic window contains:
- the LOC109733224 gene encoding ABC transporter G family member 1, producing the protein MASEQLLPAVPRWRPSPPREQSRPGHAADDEGPSDTASDVLGGSLRSTDGFPFGSGSSFPPPPFAPMPVTLPRSRTSSSLEISVENGAGAVPAVVRETSLRRVDQGVVLSWEDLWVSAAGGKAGRVPILRGLNGYARPGEVLAIMGPSGCGKSTLLDALAGRLGSGVSQKGDILINGRRQKLSYGTSAYVTQDDVLMTTLTVREAVRYSAQLQLPSGMSAAAKRERAEETLREMGLESAADTRIGGWMHKGISGGQRRRVSICMEILTRPALLFLDEPTSGLDSAASFHVVSRIARLARREGMTVVAAVHQPSTEVYGLFHGLCLLAYGKTVFFGPAAETNQFFALSGFPCPSLMNPSDHFLRTVNKDFDNDIEEGLGGKKMTTVENIDALVASYKSSAHMDKVTRQIADIHGTGGEVVKMEGQQPSFLMQSFVLTKRSFINMYRDLGYYWLRFAIYIALCLCCGTIFYDIGHSYGSIQARGSMLMFVGAFLTFMAIGGFPSFVEDMKIFGRERLNGHYGVSSFVIANTVSATPYLLLISLVPGAMAYYLVGLQRSFDHFAYFALVLFMTMMLVEGLMMIVASAVPDFLMGIITGAGIQGVMMLNGGFFRLPHDLPKPVWRYPMYYVAFHKYANQGFYKNEFLGLTFPNNQAGGATTITGDEILRKYWQVEMGYNKWVDLAVLFGMVILYRVLFLVIMKLTEKVKPMVNGLSFRRTQPSVHIADQSFEANGAK